A single genomic interval of Aegicerativicinus sediminis harbors:
- a CDS encoding CAP domain-containing protein, with the protein MKSAKCLLALVFCVMLTTFSCSTEDLPQDDLNALTLPAPPPPKVIEVEILELINEYRISKDLSPLKNLDVIKSVAFTHTDYMVEKNEVSHHNFFQRKNSLVNYAKATSVSENVAYAYSTAQAVVNAWINSDGHRVNIEGDFTDFDISAEQNEDGKWYYTNIFIKRE; encoded by the coding sequence ATGAAATCAGCTAAATGCCTTCTAGCTTTGGTATTTTGCGTAATGTTGACCACCTTTTCATGTTCAACGGAAGATCTGCCCCAAGATGATCTTAACGCACTTACCCTACCAGCCCCTCCGCCCCCAAAGGTAATTGAGGTTGAAATTTTAGAACTTATAAATGAGTATAGAATCTCAAAAGATCTTTCTCCTTTAAAGAATTTAGATGTAATTAAATCGGTTGCTTTTACCCATACCGATTACATGGTTGAGAAAAATGAAGTTTCGCATCATAATTTCTTCCAGCGCAAAAATAGTTTAGTTAATTATGCCAAGGCCACCTCTGTTTCTGAAAATGTTGCCTACGCCTACAGTACGGCACAGGCAGTGGTAAATGCTTGGATTAATAGTGATGGTCACCGGGTAAATATTGAAGGTGATTTTACAGATTTCGATATTTCAGCAGAACAAAACGAAGATGGTAAATGGTATTATACCAACATCTTCATAAAACGAGAATAA